A stretch of DNA from Telopea speciosissima isolate NSW1024214 ecotype Mountain lineage chromosome 5, Tspe_v1, whole genome shotgun sequence:
ATCGAAGAGAGAAGAAGGTAAGAAAGGTTGCCGGTGATGTGTGTGCCACGTGTTGCCTATCCAGGGTTGCAGGAGAGTAGTTTTTCTCCTTGGCCCAGGAGATGATCCGGAGTCGCTCGGGGAGGAGAGTACTACATTATGTAACCCGgaattattatcctctccaattccctatagctTGGCGGCAGTGCTAGTGGAATTTAGTTCGTCTCCAGAAAGGCGTGTGCCCAAGGTGCTATCAAGGGACATCCAACGATTGAGTTGTGGCACACATCTTGGCACACGCCTAGGGATATATGCGACACAGCCTAATAGCTAGCAACACCCTAAACGTTCCCTGCTCCCTGGTGACGATCTTGATCCGTACTAGTGTGGATGTCCGATACGTGGCAGCTTAGATATCTAACAGTCtgagctcaacatagtcaatgagaTTGACTTTTAGCAATTTAAGGCAGGAGAGCCATAAACTGAACGGTGTCGTTATTGAGTTGACAGGTGGCGTTGAGATTGAAGTTTTTTTGGTATTGTTTGAGAGTAGATTCAAGGGTGTCATCAAACGTGTTTGTGAAATTGGAAAAAGAATTTGaggaagaattggagggtgAGGAGATGTAACCAAATTGGTGGAAGTATTGCCTGaagaagaattggagggtgAGGAAATGTAACCCTGACAGTAAtggtggtggcgatgatggtaGCTGAGAATGGTGgttgtagtggtggtggtgatttaCGATATAATTGAAAATATCAAGATTAATATCCTAAATGTAATTTACAAGCTTTATGTAtctaaaatacattttttacAAACGTTGGTTACAATGATCTTTTCACTTTTTGATTTGACTTAAGATAACATCGTTACTACAGAGAGAACCGatgggttttttcaaaaacctaaGGAATGATCTGAATTTTgtttaaaaaccaaaaactgACATATAATTTACCccattaattattaaaaaaaaaatacgtcACCACCTATGTGGTGTACGTAAACTAGCGGGACATGACCAAACACCAAATAAGGGAACACAGGATGAGTATTCAGGTAGTCATTTcaaaaaaggggaagagaatTGATCACAAGGGTCGTAAATTCTCATGGAAAAAAGTTTCTATGCAAGGAAGAGGCAAAAATAACCGCCCCCTACCCCCATGATTCACAGTGCGGCTCGGCGGTACAGAGGCTATGCTCCCCTCAAGAGAACACAACCCTCAATACAATTAAGCATCATCCAATTTCACAACAAACAAGTGACACCAATTGAACGTATGATGAATAAAAGACGGTTCTGACTATTGTTGGTGTTCAGTAGACAATAGATGCTGTTATTTCTTATCCAAAACTGATGCTCTCACCATTTTAAGACACCCAACATACCAAAATTGAATTGTGTGTTGAGCAAGGGAGGGATATCTCATCAAAGATCCTTAATTCACTTTTATATATATGCCTTCATTCTATGAATAAAGCTCGATCTATGAGAAACATATGTAACGTAGATTTGTGCCTTTAacaaggtgagagagagagagagagagagagagagagagaggtggttaTCTAAACAAACAGATGCATTTACCATATTTAACCGACTGAGATAGACACGACACTTACGTTAGAAACAGTAAGGAAAGAAGCAAAAAACTTAAAACTAATACATAGATAGATAACCGAAATGCACATCAGCAGCACAAAGTCGTTGCTGTGGATTTCACAATTTTAAACCTCAAAAGCTTGGTTATTTGTAGCATGTAAAAAGTACAATCCATATCCTTATTtatatacttttatatatatatatatatatggtaacaAGCTAGAGACCACCGCCGAAGAGATAATAGATTGATTAGTTGTGCTGGCCAGGGAGCTTCTCCTTGATCTTCTCCATCActcccttcttctcctgctGCTGCCCATATCCCTGTCCCTGCCCCTGCCCCTGCCCCTGCCCCTCCCCATAGCCTCCACCACCCCCGGTGCCTGTGGTCTGATGCCCCCGCCCAtagcctccaccaccaccaccggtACCTGTAGTCTGATGCCCCTGCTCATAGCCTCCACCACCGCCGGTGCCAGTGGTCTGATTGCCCCTGCCCCTGCCCCTGCCCATAGCCTCCAACACCGCCAGTGCCAGTGGTCTGATGCCCCTGCCGTTGCCCATAgcctccaccaccaccggtGCCCATGGTCTGCTGGTCCTGCCCCTGTCCATAGCCTCCAACACCGCCCGTGCCGTTGGTCTGATGCCCCTGCTCCTGCCCATAGCCTCCAACACCGCCGGTGCCCATGGTCTGCTGGTCTTTGCGTCCAACCCCTGGcaacttctcttttattttctcagtcaatcccttcttccttctcccacCTTGACCATCGTCCTCATCCGACTGtaatccaaacccaaacaattAAACACGTTAatcaacccaaaacaaaatatcaaacacgttattaataaaaaaaaaatcaaacaaagaattactactactactactatagTCTTTATAAATAGTAGAACTTACGGAGGAGGAGCCGCCAGAGCGATGCATCTGCTGCTGGCCACCACCGAGCCCGGCGGTCCCGGACATCGGTTCACCGCCGTACCCAGTCGTGCCTTGCGTGCCCATTCCATGTTGGTGGGTTTGTTGCCCGAACACATCTTTCTGCTGAATTGGGTTACCGTACTGGTCTGTCTGGCGACCTTGGTTTCCATACTCATCTCGCCTGTCCGCCATTTTtcaagtaaaagaaaagaaaagaaagactaagCTGCTATAGACTAGACTCCGAGATTCTAGAGATCTTTCTGCAATCCTTTTTCTAAAGATGGAACtttgatcaatgaaatcacaccTGCTTGAGTTTTGCAGGGCTAGTTCTGTTGTTTATATAGAGAATCAAAATAGTGAATTGACACATTTCGCGGTGACACGTTATGGTGAGGATTTAGATTTatccccaaaaataaataaataaataaaaacaaaataaaaagacacGTTATGCATGGTAAGGCACAATGTGGCACCACAGGTGCTAGGAACGTGTCTCTTCTTGTCGGTTTTGCAGATAAGTAATAGTAAATACGTCGGTAGCAatttacccacaaaaaaaaaaagaaaaaaagaaaaacgtCGGTAGTAAAGTTCTGAGATTGTGAGATCTTAGAACTTTTGTTTAAGGTCGGTGTGCTAGATATTTTGTTTCCAGATATCTTAGTAGTAAGTTTACTAGTACTTTatctttaaaaaagaaaaaatatatttactaGTATTTATCCATCAAATATATCCTAAAATCTGAgctagaaaaaaggaaaagaaaaatatactcTGAGAACCAAGCAAGGCCATCCAAGTGAGATCAACTAGTTTTGGCCAATTAGTCTTTGCTAGATCATCTATAAAATAATAGTCAAATGTTTAGTTAATAGGCTCAAACTTATCCTTAATTCTGTAGTTAGTTCATTCTAAAATGCTTTCATTCCTTTAAGAGCTATTTCTTGTGACATTTATATGGTTCATAAAATTCTTTCTcaaatgagaataaaaaatgaagcttGATTTGAGTAAAGTTTATGATAAAATTGAGTGAGGTTTTGTGGAGAATGTAATGATTAGATTAGGTTTTGAAGAGAAATAGGGAAATTAGGTCATGCAATGTATAACCACGGTAGTGTACCATATCGATCAAATTCTACTTGTGCTGACTTAAGTAAAGTTGTTAATAAGTTTTGATAGAAGGACAACTCTAATAAAGGGGTGCTTGGTCTAAATGGAATCAAGTTTGTCTTAGTAAAAGAAGAGGAGGGTTGGGATTTAGGAATTTAAGTGCTTCAATGTTGCCATGCTTGCTAGGcaatgccttttgggttaaaGTTCTGTAAAGGTATATATTTCCCCTCATCTGATTTCCTTCATGCTCCCTCTAGAACTGTACGTTGAGTCTTggagctaagggtgtcaatttggtatggtaccaaagccaaacactccatatcgataccatattgtctgataccaatttgatatATGGTTCTATTCGGTATGTATTTGGTATTGTATATGATATTCGTTATGCAatttcttatattatatataaaaattagtatatataatatgaaatatattatatttaacaTGTTATATTCTTAGatataaaaattattattttatataaatatgttatttattatatataaattagtatatatataagCAAATATGCGAGTAATACGATATGGTACTGGTATTCGGTAAGGAAGTTCAATTTTAAGGAAGTTCTCTCTTAACTTTCTGTTGCAAATTTCTAACCTCACTAACaaaaatgatatttttgttCAATGGACATCTTTAGCTTGGCAAAGCTGGAAAGCAAGGAATTCCTTTGTGTTATTCCTTCAAAAACCCCAACTACCATCCTCAACCGAGTGATGTCTTTATTCGGAACTTCAAAGGATCCTTTGTTGCAGCTATTTGCAAGCATAGTTGTGGTCTCTCTGCAACTGTGATTGAGGCAGACTCTGAGGGATGTCTTATTATTAGCTCGGAGCCTCGGAGCATTCAGATCAAGGATGTTACAGTTTTTTTTCTGAGGACATTTTAGCTCTTAGGTGCTACTTTTCTGTTGTCAGTTTTCCGCGCTAAAGGAGATTCCCTACATTGGGAAACATACTAAAGCGTTAAagccttttagggttttgtaaaCCCTAGTACAGTGTCTGaagtggaagaaaactttgtcGATATTTATATACTACAAATTTAACTTCTGAGATAGTTTCCATTTGAACCATgaatttcttgggtattgactCACTGACTTATTAGCCAATTAACTGATAGTAGTTCCCTTTGAAGCCTTGACATTTAGGTCCCGGCAAGTAATCTGCaatatccttttttattttttggtgaaaatctgCAATATCGCCTATTTTGGGTTCTGTTCTAGAAACATTGCACTGTAAACACTACAATGTTGCAGCTCTAGGCCGAATTTCTCAAAGCCATCCAGTAAACAACAGCCGATTCAAAGGTTGCCTACTTCAttgttttaccttttatttCTATGGAGGAATAGACACGCTGCTCCCATTTATTGACATCATACACAGCTAACAATAAAGAGGAGTTTCGATTTGCATACAAGAAACCAGTCATTAAATGATAGTAAAGAGCCTATGACAGGGTGTATAAACCACATTCTTTCTCCTTTACAATAAGATGGAAGTTCACAAAACAACCCATTCTTTGATATTTCTTACTGCAACTGTAAATAAAATCATCGATTCGGTGGATAATATAACTGATCAGTTCACCAGTAAGCATTCAACAGACATTGCAGGGAGGAGCTTTGTCCATCTTAAAAACACTGCAAGTCATACAGTGATTTGAAGATATGGAACAAAATTCAAGCAAGATATGAGAATGGTAGTGATTGTTTTGGTTTACTTGCATCTCCGCATGAAACAGAAGCTCCAAGTGTTCCCCCAAGAAATGAAATTACATTTAAGCAATGAAGAACACCGTATTTATTAGGAGCATTGAGAAGGGAAAAGGGTATTCCAGCACCATTAGAGATGACAAAAGGAACCAAATATTTGAGAGATGGAGCTGCTCACCTCTTACCAGTGGGGGACCTCACTCCTTTCGGTGTCTTGCCCAGAACCCCTTCCTTCTCGGAGAATCATTCTCTGAAATGGATCTGCTCCTGTTCGACCCAAGTGAGAAGTGACGCCTCAAGAAAGGCTTCCCAAAAGAATTCCTAAGGCTGGAGCTAGGCCCCAACTTTAGAACTTTTCCGTGCCGTCCACTACCTTTCTGGTTGTTGGGTACAATAGAATCGTCATCCAAATCACTATCCACAACCTGGTTTCTGGATATTCTATTGTTCTTTGCCCTCAAATCTGCTTCCATTCTGGATGCTTTCCTGAACATCTTAGAAACCTGTTTCTCTCCAGCTATGCACAACGGGCATGCAGGGTCATATCTATCTTTTTCAGGTGTCAAATGCTCCAAGCAATCCGCATGGAACACATGGCCACAGACAAGAACAGCAACCACAGCGAGCTCACTAGTAGCAATTATTTTCTGGTTGCTCCATATAGTTCTCTCTATTACAAGCTTTGAGCATACTCCACATGTTTGCATATCTACAGATGGAGACATTGACAGCCGACTATTGCATCTGGTTAACTTGCCGCGGCTGGAGCCTAAGCTCTCACAGTCAAACGACCACCTTTCTCTTTGAGAAGAAGCCACAAGCTCAGAGAAGGCTTGCATGGACCAACCATCCGAGGACCCTCCTTGGGAGCCCATTGTAGGGTCATTGCTGCACATAGAAAGCACAAATGAATGTCTTCCTTCAGACACTGAGTTGTTTGGTGACTTCAATTCAGGTACTCGGTTTTGGGAGACCTGCCTCACATGTTGGTGTCCAGGTGAACGGTTGGCCTGCGTAGATGGACCTGAGTCGGTAGGCAGAGTGTGGCTCTGAGATGATAAAGGGTCTGGTTTGGATGTTGATGAGCAGGAAGATGAAGCCACAGAAAATGAAACCTTTGACACTGAAGGATCAGCGACTGCAGATGATTCTCTTAAATCTTTCACCTATGAAACAACAAGATGCTGAGATGTCAAAATGAAAGCCAAAAACGCAGGAGAGACCAGGTTCATAAAATTATGAAAAGCACCAGAAAAGACGGAGTCCATTTTTGCCCTACTTTGGTAGAGGACTAGAGGAGATCCAACATGCATAACTCACCATAGTAGACAAATCGTTTCCCAAGGAAGGATCTGTTTCAAGCACGTAAAGAACATTAGATCACAGCATACAAAATCACAGAGTGCACATCAAATGTCGAAACATTACTACAGCTAAAGTTCATTAAGGGTGTGACAGAATATTAGGTTCAGAAGATGGTAAAATAATACAAAAGTTTAAAGTTGATTAAGGATTAACACAATATTAGGTTCAGAAgacactgaaaaagaaaaataatcactggacaaaggggaggggggaatgaATGGTCATTCACAAAATATAATTACCTTACAAGCTCCAAATACAAGCATATATACTCCATATTTTTAGGTTATTTTTCTTTGATTAAGGTACTTCATATTTTAGGTTCAAAGGAATATACAAACCCCAACACTGGCACACATACACACAGATGCgggcacacacacacacacgcgcacagagagagagagagagagagagagagagagaggaacagCAATTAATGTTAAGAACTTATGAAGCTAAGAAAACTTCATTGAACTGCAGGGGGatgaaaaggaagggcagcaAAACCCACTTCCAAGAAATAAAGCTAGAGCAAGGGCAAAACGCCACATTTAGAAATGTCTTAGCTAGCAGCACCCAAAGCTTCTCATCCTTCACTCATTCCTTGATTGCGCAGCATTCGGTGCTCTGCAGTTGCATTCTATATAACTTTCCATATATACATGCTCTTTTGGTGGCCTAGGTCCTAATGTTGTGGTGTATCCCAGTGTGGCAGAAGGAATGTCCAGGTCCTATTGGTGAGGCAGATTTGGTCAAATCCAAATTTATAACTTATCACTTGGTGTGGGCATATCCCCTATTGTTGATTAGCAGCACCTGGAGGTCAAAGCAGATCCCAGTTGGATTACATCACCTGTTGGAAGTCTGTGAGGGGAAGGTTATGCTTTTTCCTTAAGGCTCCGTTTATTTGGGCTTAAAAtaaccagaaaagaaaattttaccGTAAAATCCAATTTTCTACTGCttgttttaaaatttgtaaAATTTCCCCATGAAAATTTAGGTGGGACCacattttttccaaaaatttccCTGAAAAATCTTATGCACAAATATACCATAAAATTTCTCttgtaaaattttcaatatCTTGAGAGCACCCCTTATTGCCTTGGATGGATACAAAAAGCCTATGTATTTGTGGGACCAATGACCATGTGAGAACCATATGGTATGGTTTGCATACTTCCAATTTGGTCATAGTGACAATCTATATAATTGTTTTAAACAATTTACCATCTAAAATAAATGGAAAATAAGCATTGAAGAATCTACAATGATATTTTACATCATATTTGACCTCCTAAAaacattgaatttttttttaacactttCCACGTAAAATTTTCAAGTGAGTTTACATGGAAACAGACAGAGCAAAGGAAACATTAAGACCTTGGATCCCTAAGAATAATTTCTTACTTGTCAATTATGCTCATTCACTAGTAATATGTAATCTAGAAATAGATCTTGGGAGGAAGAGGTTAGCTTTGCCAACGCAGTCCGTACGGTACGGAATATTGGTCCACTCCGCAAAGGCAAGCTTTTCAGTTTGCTACCCTATTAGTCGCAGACATCCTCCACAGAGTAGCTGCTCTGATTGGACAAATGGTGAAGCTAGACGAGCATACAGAAGAGTGCACTATAGTTTGATACGAAAAAATTTGCATAGAAATGGATCTGAACCAACCCTCTTGCACCGGCAATTCTCCTAATAGAGGACAACCTCTACCGAAGGGGCGAGCCTCAAAAGCGAGCTAGGAAAAATTTATCCTTcttatgaataaaaaaatttcattagtCACAAGGCAGGAAGATAAATGAAACAAGACAGTTGTTAATGCACTAAAACAAAAAGCCCAGATGGGTATCCCTTAGCACAAACCAATTTATATAGAATCCCTCTGCAGTTGGTGTCAACACTGTATTCTAAGCTAGCTCATCAGAAGGGGAATTTGTCTGAACAAATGAGGAGTTATCAGACTATGCTTTTCTAATATACTAAGATCTATCAAGTTCAGGAAAGGTCTATCCTCAAGCTttatgtcttttcttttctcagttCCCTTTTTTTCTGCTTCACAAATGCTAAAATTATTTAGTACCTTATTTTCAGagtatcttcttttttttctttttggtactCATCTTCAGATTATGTTCAGCTTAGCTgcaaaatttatatttttttccaaCAAGGGACCCTTTAGATATTCTCCCTTTTATATTTCTCcattccctttctttttcctctacGTCTATGCGCAAAGAATGGATTTGAATTcaagaaattcaaaatttaagcAAAGCAGCATCTTTTATTAATTTCTAATTATGAAAATGGACATAATtggaaattaaaggaaaaatttaggtatctaggatcaatcatcagtaaggaaggtgatatagaagatgatgccTCTCAATggattaaagtaggatggttgaagtggagaggtgcatccggagtgctATGTGATCGATGaatccctttaaagcttaaaggaaaattttataggacagccATAAGACAAGCTATGATATATGGTggagtgttgggcagttaagaagcatcacaTAGATAAGCTAAGCATGGCAGAACtgatgatgttgagatggatgagtggcaaaatcagaaaggataaaataaggaatgatcgtattagagctggtttgggaatAGCCCCAATTCAAGATAAACTACGAGAAAGTTgtctgaggtggcatggccatgttcaaaggAGGCCTTCGGATGCTCCAGCTTGTAGGAGTGACACGATTCAGATTGAAGGCTCTAAAAGAGCtgggggcagacctaaaatgacccttggaaaagtggtgaagaaagacatgcataacttaggtCTTATTTCAAGTaagacctcgaatagagctgacaGTAGGGCAAGGACCTGTGTACCTGACTCCAATTAGTTTGTATAAGACTGCTCTGGTAGTTGATGTGttgtgttctttttctttacttttaatttttatatctCGCCTTCacaaggattcatgtagccgaacccattcagttgggataagacagagttgttgttgttgtatgaaaATGGACATAAGAGCTGCAGCTAAGTATATAAGACTACCGCATTAGTACGAGTTGGCACCTCCCGACTGCTTACATGCTTCTCTCACTCCCACACATACCAATACCCTATGTCTTACTTACTCACAGAAAGCAAAAATGGTTCTAAACATAAAGGTAACTCAAAGTATATGTTGCTTCTCTTCCTCATTCACAAATTATTATACATAACAGACATCATCAGTGAGAGTTGGGTCCATTTGCATGAAGCTTCAACAAAATTCTAACAAGAATCAAAGATGAGGTTTCGATCAGCATGGTTAGAGTCACAAACCTGTATCAAACCCCAAGAAGATTGTGCACTTCAGCAAATTATCACCTTTAGAATATCAATTAAACAAAgtgaaagataaaagataaaaaaaaacactcaactCAACTAATTTTCATTCAACTACTTGTGGTTGGCTACAGAAATATCGTTTAACCACTCCACTTTATTTAAGCCCATAACCActgttaactcaaacacttgTGTGTTGCGTCTTTACTCGCCACTTCGATATAGGTCAAAGTTGTCAAGGTCTCCCATTGGCAACAGTGTCTAGTGGAGGTCAAGGCATGAGGTCACCATGTTTTGTTCGATATGATGCTTCCTAGGCATAACATTGTTCAATTTTTGGGCCGTGGGTGTGTTAGTTGATGGGTGTACATTCCTTTAACCTTCTGGtaataaacaaaaatgaaattcCAGTTCTATCATCTTCTCCCATCCCAACCCCTGCCCCCTTTTTGTGTTCATGCTGCAATGTCGTTGTGAGTATTGTTTTCCTTGTTGAATAATTGCATTTGACTCATAAGTTCATGCCTTAAAGTGAAGCTGCAATTATCACTTGTGACGAAACCTGAACTTAACAACCAGGacctgtgaagaagaagaagaggaaggagagagatactGATGGAGAATAAGGAGGGAAATCCTAGTGCCAGGATAGGATTCAGAAGTATTCCTATCGGGGCCTAGGTCCACCACTTATACTGTTATGATGAAGAGTTCTAATTAACAACCAGGACCTgtgacaaagaagaagaggaaggagagagataatgATGAAGAATAAGGGGGGAAATCCTAGTGCCATGATAGGATTCAAAAGTATTCCTATCAGGGCCTAGGTCTACCACTTATACTGTTATGATTAAGAGTTCTAATTACAACAAAAGACAATAAATAAGACTTAAAGACTTCACTAATAACAATGACTAacttagggtctttttggtatcatttttctttttgtttatggcctatttaaaaaaaatcattaatacaaagtttttttataaaaaaaaaatgaaaactgttTGGTAGCTACTAGGCATAATAGGGTACAGAATGAGAAATCATTTGGAAAGTAGTTATGCGCAAACA
This window harbors:
- the LOC122661725 gene encoding glycine-rich RNA-binding, abscisic acid-inducible protein-like → MGRSRGIRPTARAVLEAMDRGRTSRPWAPVVVEAMGNGRGIRPLALAVLEAMGRGRGRGNQTTGTGGGGGYEQGHQTTGTGGGGGGYGRGHQTTGTGGGGGYGEGQGQGQGQGQGYGQQQEKKGVMEKIKEKLPGQHN
- the LOC122662077 gene encoding uncharacterized protein LOC122662077 isoform X2, with translation MGSACCVAARDKTLPNTTSPETLQHRNVRYSPSWSFRWENRGRVAGEVENHINQFSRGSSGNFCLEIKEHRDVEMGDVSDGGSPLENFRTPTRKKFLVHEGAAVNLTTPAPDPSLGNDLSTMVKDLRESSAVADPSVSKVSFSVASSSCSSTSKPDPLSSQSHTLPTDSGPSTQANRSPGHQHVSNDPTMGSQGGSSDGWSMQAFSELVASSQRERWSFDCESLGSSRGKLTRCNSRLSMSPSVDMQTCGVCSKLVIERTIWSNQKIIATSELAVVAVLVCGHVFHADCLEHLTPEKDRYDPACPLCIAGEKQVSKMFRKASRMEADLRAKNNRISRNQVVDSDLDDDSIVPNNQKGSGRHGKVLKLGPSSSLRNSFGKPFLRRHFSLGSNRSRSISENDSPRRKGFWARHRKE
- the LOC122662077 gene encoding uncharacterized protein LOC122662077 isoform X1; the encoded protein is MGSACCVAARDKTLPNTTSPETLQHRNVRYSPSWSFRWENRGRVAGEVENHINQFSRGSSGNFCLEIKEHRDVEMGDVSDGGSPLENFRTPTRKKFLVHEGAAVNLTTPAPDPSLGNDLSTMVKDLRESSAVADPSVSKVSFSVASSSCSSTSKPDPLSSQSHTLPTDSGPSTQANRSPGHQHVRQVSQNRVPELKSPNNSVSEGRHSFVLSMCSNDPTMGSQGGSSDGWSMQAFSELVASSQRERWSFDCESLGSSRGKLTRCNSRLSMSPSVDMQTCGVCSKLVIERTIWSNQKIIATSELAVVAVLVCGHVFHADCLEHLTPEKDRYDPACPLCIAGEKQVSKMFRKASRMEADLRAKNNRISRNQVVDSDLDDDSIVPNNQKGSGRHGKVLKLGPSSSLRNSFGKPFLRRHFSLGSNRSRSISENDSPRRKGFWARHRKE